A single genomic interval of Petrotoga sp. 9PW.55.5.1 harbors:
- a CDS encoding NAD-dependent 4,6-dehydratase LegB, whose product MKILVTGSEGFIGSHLTELLVEKGFEVKAFVRYNFKNDWGWLENSKYKKDIEIYTGDVRDYDSVYDAMKDVDVVFHLAALIGIPYSYISPLAYIKTNTEGTYNILESGRKLNLKRIIITSTSEIYGTAQYVPIDEEHPYNPQSPYAASKAAADHLALSYYRSFGIPVTIIRPFNTYGPRQSARAVIPTIISQILAGKKQIKLGNLSPTRDLNYVKDIANGFITVGLHENTIGDVYNLGSGQEISIGDLAQKIIELTGKEVEIIGDTQRIRPEKSEVERLLSNAEKAKKVTGWEPKHTLEEGLKETIDWIKDNLHYYKPEIYNV is encoded by the coding sequence ATGAAAATACTAGTAACAGGTTCAGAAGGCTTTATCGGCTCACATTTAACAGAGCTCTTAGTTGAAAAAGGTTTTGAGGTTAAAGCCTTTGTAAGGTATAATTTTAAAAATGATTGGGGATGGCTTGAAAATTCGAAATACAAAAAGGATATAGAGATATACACAGGCGACGTGAGAGACTACGATTCTGTATACGATGCAATGAAAGATGTAGACGTAGTATTTCATTTAGCAGCATTGATAGGAATACCTTATTCGTATATATCACCTCTTGCCTACATAAAAACAAATACAGAAGGAACATATAATATATTAGAATCTGGAAGAAAATTAAACTTAAAACGTATAATAATAACTTCAACAAGTGAAATATATGGAACTGCTCAATATGTTCCGATTGATGAAGAACATCCCTACAATCCACAGTCTCCATACGCAGCAAGTAAAGCAGCAGCAGACCATTTAGCCTTATCATACTATAGATCTTTTGGAATTCCCGTTACTATTATAAGGCCTTTTAACACTTATGGGCCACGTCAATCAGCAAGAGCAGTTATACCAACAATAATAAGCCAAATCTTAGCAGGCAAGAAACAAATAAAACTCGGAAATCTATCTCCAACACGAGATTTAAACTATGTAAAAGACATAGCTAATGGATTCATAACCGTAGGCTTACACGAAAATACAATAGGCGATGTTTACAATCTTGGTTCTGGACAAGAGATATCTATTGGAGATTTAGCCCAAAAGATAATCGAATTAACTGGAAAAGAAGTAGAAATAATCGGAGACACTCAACGAATTAGACCAGAAAAATCAGAAGTAGAAAGATTACTATCAAATGCAGAAAAAGCAAAAAAAGTAACTGGTTGGGAACCAAAACACACGTTAGAGGAAGGTTTAAAAGAAACAATTGATTGGATAAAAGATAATTTACATTACTATAAACCTGAAATATATAATGTTTGA
- a CDS encoding YdcF family protein yields MFLGSNISRILQAYDLYEANYSNEIIFTENYIPGEEYLDDNLNYITGAQAAKLLLLDLGVKEEDITFLKDKSANTFDEVVNITNYIENKDYKKVILVTSPYHSRRTSLMFNKSIKKNNLKIETISFPTKYEEFDKTKWYKNRENFNDVISETLKLINFFINEQFKL; encoded by the coding sequence ATCTTTCTCGGTAGTAACATATCTCGAATATTGCAAGCATATGACTTATACGAAGCTAATTATTCAAATGAAATCATCTTTACTGAAAATTATATTCCTGGAGAAGAATACTTAGACGATAATCTAAATTACATAACAGGCGCTCAAGCTGCAAAGCTATTATTATTAGATTTAGGAGTAAAAGAAGAAGACATAACCTTCTTAAAAGACAAATCTGCGAATACTTTTGACGAAGTAGTTAATATTACAAATTATATTGAAAATAAAGATTATAAAAAAGTTATTTTAGTTACGTCGCCCTATCATTCCAGAAGGACAAGTTTAATGTTTAATAAATCAATAAAAAAGAACAATTTAAAAATTGAAACAATATCTTTCCCAACAAAATACGAAGAGTTTGACAAAACAAAGTGGTATAAAAACAGAGAAAATTTTAATGACGTAATATCAGAAACTCTTAAACTAATCAACTTTTTTATAAATGAGCAGTTTAAGTTGTAA
- a CDS encoding LegC family aminotransferase, producing MTKPILLDAPNLGELEKKYLIECIDSTFVSSVGKNIDIFENKFAQYLKAKRAVSTQSGTAAIHLALYELGIGPGDEVIVPVITFIATVNPIKYVGATPVFADVDPETWNIDPKEIENHITERTKAIIPVHLYGNPCDMDKIMEISKKYNIPVIEDATESLGATYKGQFTGTFGELNAFSFNGNKIMTTGGGGMIVTNDENKADHLKFLVNQARDSSKGYYHPEIGFNYRMTNLEASLGLAQFERLPEFLSKKRKFAEIYKEGFKNNDKIIFQKSYAGAESSYWLTSIKIESNKSIPEIQEELKEKGIPTRRVFMPIVEFPPYKEYKKEEYKNAYEIYEKGLNLPGSTVNNYEQVEYI from the coding sequence ATTACCAAACCTATTTTACTCGATGCACCAAACTTAGGCGAATTAGAAAAAAAATATTTAATCGAATGTATCGATTCGACCTTTGTTTCCTCAGTTGGAAAAAATATAGATATATTCGAAAATAAATTCGCCCAATATCTAAAAGCAAAAAGAGCAGTATCAACTCAAAGTGGAACAGCAGCGATACATCTTGCATTATATGAACTAGGAATAGGGCCTGGTGATGAAGTAATAGTTCCTGTTATAACATTTATAGCAACTGTGAATCCAATCAAGTATGTAGGAGCTACCCCTGTTTTTGCTGATGTTGATCCTGAAACATGGAACATAGACCCAAAAGAAATAGAAAATCACATAACAGAAAGAACAAAAGCAATAATACCTGTTCATTTGTATGGCAACCCTTGCGATATGGATAAAATAATGGAAATATCCAAAAAATACAATATCCCAGTTATTGAAGATGCTACCGAAAGTTTGGGAGCAACGTACAAGGGCCAATTCACAGGTACTTTTGGAGAATTAAATGCATTTAGTTTCAATGGCAATAAGATTATGACCACTGGTGGTGGAGGTATGATAGTAACTAACGATGAAAATAAAGCGGATCATCTTAAATTTTTAGTAAACCAAGCCAGAGATTCAAGCAAAGGATATTACCATCCTGAAATAGGTTTCAATTACAGGATGACCAATTTAGAAGCTAGTTTGGGATTAGCCCAATTTGAAAGACTCCCAGAGTTTCTAAGTAAAAAAAGAAAATTTGCCGAAATATACAAAGAAGGATTTAAAAACAACGATAAAATTATATTTCAAAAATCCTATGCAGGAGCAGAAAGTTCTTATTGGCTAACCTCAATAAAAATTGAATCAAATAAATCAATACCTGAAATACAAGAAGAATTAAAAGAAAAAGGTATTCCAACAAGGAGAGTATTTATGCCTATTGTAGAATTTCCACCATACAAAGAGTACAAAAAAGAAGAATACAAAAATGCATATGAAATCTATGAAAAAGGTTTAAATTTACCTGGTTCAACTGTGAATAATTATGAACAGGTGGAATATATATAG
- a CDS encoding ATP-grasp domain-containing protein: protein MKKILFTSPGRRVELINFFKIQNNFLLYGADYINTSPASFYLEKVFELPFKIDKKYIEKILNICEENNIDLVIPLIDPEIPLLSNYEKEFSKIQTKLLIPNKDICQKSFNKLEMSKEIRKIKVKQPKTISMNDIEKLENINTENIIIKPKTGSSSKNVFKLKKDVVKDFIKLMDFCLDDFIIQEHINYEFEVTVDVFSDFEGNIVEMCQRKRLKTRGGEVERAVTMKDKKLAKIVEKISKELKINSIFNIQFLYSNNNYYFLEINPRFGGGYPLSHKSGANFIENINNFIENKPYNYYKSSRYIDNYYMLRYDNAIYTKELKKLC, encoded by the coding sequence ATGAAAAAAATTTTGTTCACATCACCTGGAAGAAGAGTAGAATTAATAAATTTTTTTAAAATTCAAAATAATTTTTTATTATATGGGGCTGATTATATAAATACTTCTCCTGCATCTTTTTATTTGGAAAAAGTATTCGAGTTACCTTTTAAAATTGATAAAAAATATATTGAAAAAATATTAAATATATGTGAGGAAAATAATATTGATTTGGTAATACCATTAATAGATCCGGAGATTCCTTTATTATCTAATTATGAAAAAGAGTTTTCAAAAATACAAACTAAATTATTAATTCCTAATAAAGATATATGCCAAAAATCATTTAATAAATTAGAAATGTCTAAAGAAATCAGAAAAATTAAAGTTAAACAACCTAAAACTATTTCTATGAATGATATTGAAAAACTAGAAAATATTAATACTGAAAATATTATTATTAAGCCAAAAACAGGTTCATCTTCTAAAAATGTTTTTAAATTAAAAAAAGATGTAGTTAAGGATTTTATAAAATTAATGGATTTTTGCCTTGATGATTTCATTATTCAAGAACATATTAATTATGAATTCGAAGTAACTGTTGATGTTTTTTCTGATTTTGAAGGTAATATTGTTGAAATGTGTCAAAGAAAAAGGTTAAAAACAAGAGGCGGAGAGGTTGAAAGAGCTGTTACTATGAAAGATAAAAAATTAGCAAAAATAGTTGAAAAAATTAGCAAAGAATTGAAAATAAATAGTATTTTTAATATACAATTTCTTTATTCAAATAATAATTATTACTTTTTGGAAATAAACCCTAGATTTGGAGGGGGTTATCCTTTGTCTCATAAATCTGGAGCGAATTTTATTGAAAACATAAATAATTTTATTGAGAATAAACCATATAATTATTATAAATCTAGCAGATATATTGATAATTATTATATGCTCAGATATGATAATGCAATATATACTAAGGAGCTTAAAAAATTATGTTGA
- a CDS encoding HAD family hydrolase: protein MLKMVGFDLDDTLYYHWSFEKQIFYKISIVVEKKYGINREKYFENLKSLFFQKNKYRTFDYALKNLVHEIPEDWDNFVKDMILPIYRNFKPKDKLEKIEENFKIMLDYYTKKIPLFLVTNGNVNVQKNKIDKLEIASYFDEILISDFFGKEYRKPNTYMFSYILEKYNLNPNEVIYYGDDEKIDSCSEILGIKFINISKDISKDRRKF, encoded by the coding sequence ATGTTGAAAATGGTTGGTTTTGATTTAGACGATACTCTGTATTATCATTGGTCATTTGAAAAACAGATTTTTTATAAAATATCAATAGTTGTAGAGAAGAAATATGGAATAAATAGAGAAAAATACTTTGAGAACTTAAAATCACTTTTTTTTCAAAAAAATAAATATAGAACTTTTGATTATGCTTTAAAGAACTTAGTTCATGAAATTCCTGAAGATTGGGATAATTTTGTAAAAGATATGATATTGCCAATTTATAGAAATTTTAAACCAAAAGATAAACTAGAAAAAATCGAAGAAAATTTTAAAATAATGTTAGATTATTACACAAAAAAAATACCTTTATTTTTAGTTACTAATGGTAATGTTAATGTTCAAAAAAATAAAATTGATAAACTAGAGATTGCCTCTTATTTTGATGAGATTTTAATTTCAGATTTTTTTGGTAAAGAATATAGAAAACCAAACACATATATGTTTTCATATATTTTGGAGAAATATAATTTAAATCCTAATGAAGTTATATATTATGGAGACGATGAAAAAATTGATAGTTGTAGTGAAATACTGGGAATTAAATTTATTAATATTAGTAAAGATATTAGTAAAGATAGGAGAAAATTTTAA
- a CDS encoding NeuD/PglB/VioB family sugar acetyltransferase: MEYTDDQLEDLYKKGYKNAFVSIGKVEINEHRKKLFNKIKNMGFNTPVIISKSANVSRYSEIGEGTLIVKNIVINPGTQIGKNCIINTGSIIEHDCIIEDNVHIGPGAILSGGTHIGKNSFIGTGAIIIQNINISQDTLIGAGGVVVKDINKPGVYVGNPAKGIK, from the coding sequence ATAGAATATACAGATGACCAATTAGAAGATTTATACAAAAAAGGTTATAAAAACGCTTTCGTTTCAATAGGAAAAGTAGAAATAAACGAACACAGAAAAAAATTATTTAATAAAATAAAAAATATGGGGTTTAATACACCAGTTATAATTTCTAAATCAGCTAATGTTTCACGATATTCTGAAATTGGAGAAGGGACCTTAATTGTAAAAAATATTGTAATTAATCCAGGAACCCAGATTGGGAAAAACTGTATCATTAACACTGGATCTATTATTGAACATGATTGTATTATAGAAGACAATGTTCACATAGGACCAGGAGCAATATTAAGTGGTGGAACACACATAGGTAAGAATTCCTTTATCGGAACTGGTGCTATAATAATTCAAAACATAAATATATCGCAAGATACCTTAATTGGAGCTGGCGGTGTAGTTGTAAAGGATATCAACAAACCAGGAGTATATGTAGGAAATCCAGCAAAAGGAATAAAATAA
- a CDS encoding glycosyltransferase family 4 protein produces the protein MAKILILTNTIEGLYNFRYELLERLINEEFEIYFSIPESKNDTKVKKLIELGCNYIETNLDRRSINPFKDLNLVKQYEKIVKKIRPNIITSYTIKPNIYGSYVAKKYKIPIIINVTGLGSGFNNNNTKWLVERMYKYACKNAYTIFFQNESNYNYFIENKITKKDKSKIIPGSGVNLEKFKPMEKTKEDGIVRFLFMGRIMKEKGIEEYLKAAEYIADKYSNVEFQILGRFEEEKYKEIILNNNNSKIKYLGVSYDVRNEIKEIDCIINPTYHEGMSNVLLEGAAMAKPLLSSNIPGCREIVDNGVNGYLFEPKMETSLIKTIEKFLSQNESDRIKMGIASRQKVERSFDRNLVIDIYLEEIAKILKSKKERIFPNV, from the coding sequence ATGGCTAAAATCTTAATTTTAACTAATACAATCGAAGGTTTATATAATTTTAGATATGAACTCTTAGAAAGATTAATCAATGAAGAATTTGAAATTTATTTTTCTATACCTGAAAGTAAAAATGATACAAAAGTAAAAAAATTAATCGAGCTTGGATGTAATTACATAGAAACAAATTTAGATAGGCGAAGTATAAATCCTTTTAAAGATTTGAATTTAGTTAAACAATATGAAAAAATAGTAAAAAAAATAAGACCGAATATAATTACTAGTTATACAATAAAGCCTAATATTTATGGATCTTATGTTGCAAAAAAATATAAAATCCCTATTATTATTAACGTAACAGGGTTAGGTTCTGGATTTAATAATAACAATACAAAATGGTTAGTTGAAAGAATGTATAAATACGCCTGTAAAAATGCTTACACTATATTTTTCCAAAATGAATCCAATTACAATTATTTTATTGAGAATAAAATAACAAAAAAAGATAAATCAAAAATAATTCCTGGTTCTGGTGTTAATTTAGAAAAATTTAAGCCAATGGAAAAAACCAAAGAAGATGGAATTGTTAGATTTCTTTTTATGGGCAGAATAATGAAAGAAAAAGGAATAGAAGAGTACTTAAAAGCCGCCGAATATATAGCTGATAAATATTCAAACGTGGAATTTCAAATTTTAGGCCGTTTCGAAGAAGAAAAATACAAAGAAATTATTTTAAATAACAATAACTCAAAAATAAAATACTTAGGGGTCTCATATGATGTTAGAAACGAAATAAAAGAGATAGACTGCATAATAAATCCCACATATCATGAAGGAATGTCTAATGTTTTATTGGAAGGAGCAGCAATGGCAAAGCCACTACTATCTTCCAACATTCCTGGTTGTAGAGAGATTGTAGATAACGGAGTTAATGGATACCTATTTGAACCCAAAATGGAAACAAGTCTAATTAAAACAATCGAAAAATTTTTATCTCAAAATGAGTCAGACAGAATTAAAATGGGTATTGCTAGTAGACAAAAAGTAGAAAGAAGTTTTGACAGAAATTTAGTTATAGATATTTATTTGGAAGAAATAGCTAAGATCTTAAAATCTAAAAAAGAGAGGATATTCCCAAACGTCTAA
- a CDS encoding NAD-dependent epimerase/dehydratase family protein: MSNVLITGGAGFIGYHFSKKLSNNNFSTIILDNLDDYYDIHYKLNRLSFLGIDTSKIEYGNEIISKTYPKLKFIKGDVNDQELIEDIFSKNEIEYVVHMAARSGARGSFSNPHEYIKDNIEGTANILRVCGKHNIKHFVFTSSSSVYGSKNDENIESAKLKPISLYGASKLSAEIISETYSKSKDLPVTVCRLFSVYGPLGRPDGFIFKSIESIKNDISIELFNSGEMWRDFIYVNDVIEILFRILLSKPENNFKVYDIGTGVATKITDIIQILEKILGKKAKIRNVSGDKSENTITKAHKELMFKELDIQKITDIERNLRDFLKEENL, encoded by the coding sequence ATGTCGAATGTTTTAATAACAGGTGGAGCAGGTTTCATTGGATACCATTTTTCTAAAAAACTTTCTAATAATAATTTTTCGACGATTATTTTAGACAATTTAGACGATTATTACGACATTCATTATAAATTGAATAGGTTATCTTTTTTAGGGATAGATACTTCAAAAATAGAGTATGGCAATGAAATTATTAGTAAAACTTATCCCAAATTAAAATTCATAAAAGGGGATGTAAATGACCAAGAATTGATAGAGGATATCTTTTCAAAAAATGAAATTGAATACGTTGTTCATATGGCAGCTAGATCAGGTGCAAGGGGATCATTTTCTAATCCTCACGAATACATAAAAGACAATATTGAGGGAACTGCTAATATACTTCGTGTATGTGGCAAACACAACATTAAGCACTTTGTATTCACATCATCGAGTTCAGTTTATGGAAGCAAAAATGATGAAAATATTGAATCAGCAAAATTAAAACCTATCTCATTATATGGAGCTTCTAAACTTTCAGCAGAAATTATCTCTGAAACTTATTCAAAATCAAAGGATTTACCAGTTACTGTATGTAGATTATTTTCTGTTTATGGCCCTTTAGGTAGACCGGATGGATTTATATTCAAAAGTATAGAAAGTATAAAGAATGATATATCTATTGAGTTATTTAATAGTGGGGAAATGTGGCGTGATTTTATTTATGTAAATGATGTAATTGAGATTCTTTTTAGGATTTTACTTTCAAAGCCTGAAAATAACTTTAAAGTGTACGATATTGGAACTGGGGTAGCTACCAAAATTACAGATATAATCCAAATTTTAGAGAAAATTTTAGGAAAGAAAGCAAAAATAAGAAATGTTAGTGGTGACAAATCTGAAAATACAATAACTAAAGCGCATAAAGAGTTAATGTTTAAAGAATTAGATATACAAAAAATAACTGACATAGAAAGAAACTTAAGGGACTTTTTGAAAGAGGAGAATTTGTAA
- a CDS encoding GDP-mannose 4,6-dehydratase: MIENYKPLDKNKRYLITGVAGFIGFHLAKRLLDEDCFVIGLDNLNHYYDVNLKKDRLNIIKQYNKFKFYYADLQDKQTLEKIFKENKIEKFIILPEEEKQKISKNSRKKV; this comes from the coding sequence TTGATAGAAAATTACAAACCACTTGATAAAAATAAAAGATATCTAATAACTGGGGTAGCTGGGTTCATAGGATTTCATTTAGCAAAAAGATTACTCGATGAAGATTGTTTTGTAATTGGATTAGATAACTTAAATCATTATTATGATGTAAACTTAAAAAAAGATAGGTTAAACATCATCAAACAATACAACAAATTCAAATTCTACTATGCCGATTTACAAGATAAACAAACCTTAGAAAAGATATTCAAAGAAAATAAAATAGAAAAATTTATAATTTTACCAGAAGAAGAAAAGCAAAAAATATCAAAAAATTCAAGAAAGAAAGTTTAA